Proteins from a genomic interval of Streptomyces fodineus:
- a CDS encoding ATP-binding cassette domain-containing protein encodes MIQAFGLTSIPRKAHPPAVDDVSFEACAGAVTVLLGGAGAGKTTTLRLMLELQPGRGITYFRGRPLNRIAHPSQEVGVLLGDVPGHPARSVRGHLRMLCAASGVPARRADEVLDVVGLVDVREERLGTLSRAMDRRLGLACALLPDPHTLVLDEPAEGLSAREAQWLHGMLRAHARQGGTVFFTTADPKEAARTADRVVTLDSGRLVADQDAREFARTRLRPRVAVRSPHAARLAALLTKEARAARRSVEVVREGGNRLSVYGSTTADVGETAFRNGILVHQLADEIGDMGPGAGAGSDGASSGEASVVAAHESPAHREHAVPGSSPAEQEATVGGLPTAEVDASAFGVAVSVTGVSVLGASAAEAGASASGSSAPEQVAVVSGLSAGEPVATASDTPARGRGGTPFGFSAQERQNTASAAPAPQQTVPRASSEKVPSAAERAQGFGGEQPPPGEASHGRSGTEHTETTPRLPAEGMAPAGEVPATRGTATRAVGSGGEDAPGGDAEAVPAKVLAEAGGGRTADAAGRSNTERDAAKAAQERQTGSPRTPAAALSALRARLPGARKPGNSPAPASVSARPGDDVRIFDALSPLPPPISVRPARSPLRPLRYEIRRAAGIGVGFLTCGAALAVSALTAVLLARIGHTPQARLFAGWPRELPLPPAALAAGLLGALAFGDEFRHPALAADRGTVPRRLGLLIAKLLVSGATAALLAFLTVGCDAEALYIVYGRELTQVPADWLSLSASWFCLVVGCAWAGVLAAGVFRSTAGGMAAVLAVPVVVVPLVHKAMQGPALHMAAGFPARMREVLLLQWPFGGERYLLGMVRVLAQPVGGALMLSLSALLCAYVFTTLRTRFQ; translated from the coding sequence GTGATCCAGGCCTTCGGACTGACCAGCATTCCCCGCAAGGCGCACCCGCCCGCCGTCGACGACGTCTCCTTCGAAGCGTGCGCGGGAGCTGTCACCGTGCTCCTCGGAGGTGCCGGTGCGGGCAAGACGACGACGCTCAGACTGATGCTCGAGCTGCAACCGGGGCGCGGCATCACCTACTTCAGAGGGCGGCCCCTGAACCGGATCGCCCATCCCTCGCAAGAAGTCGGTGTGCTCCTCGGCGACGTACCGGGGCATCCGGCCCGCTCGGTCCGCGGACATCTGCGCATGCTGTGCGCGGCCTCGGGAGTTCCCGCACGGCGGGCCGACGAGGTCCTCGACGTCGTCGGCCTCGTCGATGTCCGCGAGGAGCGCCTCGGCACGCTCTCGCGCGCAATGGACCGCCGACTCGGCCTGGCCTGTGCGCTGCTGCCCGACCCCCACACGCTCGTCCTGGACGAGCCCGCCGAGGGTCTGTCCGCCCGTGAGGCGCAATGGCTGCACGGCATGCTGCGAGCCCACGCCCGCCAGGGCGGCACGGTGTTCTTCACCACCGCCGACCCCAAGGAGGCCGCGCGTACGGCCGACCGGGTCGTCACCCTCGACAGCGGCAGACTCGTGGCCGACCAGGACGCGAGGGAGTTCGCCCGTACCCGGCTGCGCCCGCGCGTGGCCGTCCGCAGCCCCCACGCGGCCCGCCTCGCGGCCCTGCTCACCAAGGAGGCCCGTGCCGCGCGCCGCTCCGTCGAGGTCGTGCGGGAGGGTGGCAATCGTCTGTCGGTGTACGGATCCACGACCGCCGACGTCGGCGAGACGGCGTTCCGCAACGGCATCCTCGTCCACCAACTCGCGGACGAGATCGGCGACATGGGGCCGGGAGCCGGTGCCGGATCGGACGGCGCATCGTCGGGCGAGGCGAGCGTCGTGGCGGCGCACGAGTCACCGGCGCATCGGGAACACGCCGTGCCCGGTTCGTCGCCCGCGGAGCAGGAGGCGACGGTGGGCGGCCTGCCGACGGCGGAGGTGGATGCCTCGGCGTTCGGCGTGGCGGTGTCCGTGACGGGCGTCTCGGTGCTCGGCGCATCGGCGGCGGAGGCCGGCGCCTCGGCGTCCGGCTCGTCCGCGCCGGAGCAGGTCGCGGTGGTGTCCGGTCTCTCGGCAGGGGAGCCGGTTGCCACCGCGTCGGACACCCCGGCGAGAGGCCGGGGAGGCACGCCGTTCGGCTTCTCGGCGCAGGAACGGCAGAACACCGCATCGGCCGCCCCGGCGCCGCAGCAGACTGTGCCCAGAGCCTCCTCGGAGAAAGTGCCGTCGGCGGCGGAGCGGGCCCAGGGCTTCGGTGGTGAGCAGCCACCGCCCGGAGAGGCCTCCCATGGCCGATCCGGAACGGAGCACACGGAGACCACCCCACGCCTACCAGCCGAGGGCATGGCGCCGGCCGGCGAGGTCCCCGCAACCCGGGGGACGGCGACCAGAGCGGTCGGCTCCGGTGGTGAGGACGCGCCCGGCGGAGATGCCGAAGCGGTTCCCGCGAAGGTGCTCGCGGAAGCCGGCGGCGGCCGGACCGCCGACGCCGCGGGCAGGTCGAACACCGAGCGCGATGCGGCCAAGGCGGCCCAGGAACGGCAGACCGGCAGCCCGAGAACTCCTGCAGCGGCCCTCTCCGCCCTGCGCGCCCGCCTCCCCGGCGCCAGGAAACCCGGCAACAGTCCGGCACCGGCCTCCGTCTCGGCCCGCCCTGGCGACGACGTCCGCATCTTCGATGCCCTCTCGCCCCTCCCACCCCCGATCTCCGTCCGCCCCGCCCGCAGCCCCCTGCGCCCCCTGCGCTACGAGATCCGGCGTGCCGCCGGAATCGGCGTCGGCTTCCTCACCTGCGGTGCCGCCCTGGCGGTGTCCGCGCTCACCGCCGTACTGCTGGCCAGGATCGGCCACACCCCACAGGCGCGGCTGTTCGCCGGGTGGCCGCGGGAGCTGCCACTGCCTCCCGCGGCGCTCGCGGCGGGGCTGCTCGGTGCGCTGGCCTTCGGGGACGAGTTCCGCCACCCCGCCCTCGCGGCGGACCGCGGCACCGTGCCCCGCCGGCTGGGGCTGCTCATCGCGAAACTCCTCGTCTCCGGAGCCACCGCGGCCCTGCTCGCCTTCCTCACCGTGGGCTGCGACGCCGAAGCGCTCTACATCGTCTACGGACGGGAGCTCACACAAGTTCCCGCGGACTGGCTTTCGCTGAGCGCGAGTTGGTTCTGCCTGGTCGTCGGCTGCGCCTGGGCCGGTGTGCTCGCGGCCGGTGTGTTCCGGTCCACCGCGGGTGGCATGGCAGCCGTACTCGCCGTACCCGTTGTCGTCGTACCACTCGTGCACAAAGCCATGCAGGGACCGGCCCTGCACATGGCCGCCGGGTTCCCGGCGCGGATGCGGGAGGTCTTGCTGCTGCAGTGGCCCTTCGGAGGCGAGCGTTATCTGCTCGGGATGGTGCGGGTGCTCGCCCAACCCGTGGGCGGCGCACTGATGTTGTCGCTGTCGGCGCTGCTGTGCGCGTACGTGTTCACAACGCTGCGCACCCGGTTCCAGTGA
- a CDS encoding RecQ family ATP-dependent DNA helicase, giving the protein MEHTSNADLRAQADAVLARLVGDATGAARLREDQWRAIEALVAERRRALVVQRTGWGKSAVYFVATSLLRARGSGPTVIVSPLLALMRNQVEAAARAGIHARTINSANTEEWDAVQAEIAAGEVDVLLVSPERLNNPDFRDQVLPKLSAATGLLVVDEAHCISDWGHDFRPDYRRLRTMLGDLPPGVPVLATTATANARVTADVAEQLGTGGTSDALVLRGPLDRDSLSLGVLPLPDAAHRMAWLADHLDDLPGSGIIYTLTVAAAEEVTAFLRQRGHTVASYTGKTENAERQQAEEDLLANRVKALVATSALGMGFDKPDLGFVVHLGSPSSPIAYYQQVGRAGRGVEHAEVLLLPGKEDEAIWQYFASLAFPSEELVRRTLDVLARADGPLSLPALEPLVELRRSRLETMLKVLDVDGAVHRVKGGWIATGQPWSYDAERYDWVARQRAAEQDAMRAYASTTECRMEFLQLQLDDEGAKPCGRCDNCAGPRFTADASTAAVDAARSDLGRAGVEVEPRRMWPTGLPAIGIDLKGRIPAGEQASSGRALGRLSDIGWGNRLRPLLSPQAPDTAVPDDVARAVVGVLADWAKGPGGWASGASDAQARPVGVVTVASRTRPLLIHSLGSRIAEIGRLPLLGSVEYAGDVPRVPRSNSAQRLKALDGELTVQPALASALAAAGGPVLLVDDFTETGWTLAVAARLLRKSGARAVLPLVLAVQG; this is encoded by the coding sequence ATGGAGCACACGAGCAACGCGGATCTCCGGGCGCAGGCGGATGCCGTCCTCGCCCGGCTCGTCGGGGATGCCACGGGCGCGGCCCGGCTGCGCGAGGACCAATGGCGGGCGATCGAGGCACTGGTCGCCGAGCGGCGCCGGGCTCTGGTCGTGCAGCGCACGGGGTGGGGCAAGTCCGCGGTGTACTTCGTGGCGACCTCGTTGCTGCGGGCCAGAGGAAGCGGACCCACGGTGATCGTCTCGCCCCTGCTCGCGCTCATGCGCAATCAGGTCGAGGCCGCGGCCCGGGCCGGCATCCACGCCCGCACCATCAACTCCGCCAACACCGAGGAGTGGGACGCCGTCCAGGCCGAGATCGCGGCCGGCGAGGTCGATGTCCTGCTCGTCAGTCCGGAGCGGCTGAACAATCCGGACTTCCGCGACCAGGTCCTGCCCAAGCTGTCCGCGGCAACCGGTCTGCTGGTCGTGGACGAGGCCCACTGCATCTCCGACTGGGGTCATGACTTCCGCCCCGACTACCGGCGGCTGCGCACCATGCTCGGCGACCTCCCGCCCGGCGTCCCCGTGCTGGCCACCACCGCCACGGCCAATGCCCGGGTGACGGCGGACGTCGCCGAACAGCTGGGCACCGGCGGCACCTCGGACGCCCTGGTGCTGCGCGGGCCGCTGGACCGGGACAGCCTGAGCCTCGGCGTGCTGCCGCTGCCGGATGCCGCGCACCGGATGGCCTGGCTCGCCGACCACCTCGACGACCTGCCGGGCTCCGGCATCATCTACACGCTCACCGTCGCCGCCGCGGAGGAGGTCACCGCGTTCCTGCGGCAGCGCGGGCACACCGTCGCCTCGTACACGGGAAAGACGGAGAACGCCGAGCGCCAGCAGGCCGAGGAGGATCTGCTCGCCAACCGGGTCAAGGCGCTGGTCGCGACCTCCGCGCTCGGCATGGGCTTCGACAAGCCGGATCTCGGTTTCGTGGTCCACCTCGGCTCCCCCTCCTCCCCCATCGCCTACTACCAGCAGGTCGGCCGAGCGGGCCGCGGTGTCGAGCACGCCGAGGTGCTGCTGCTGCCGGGCAAGGAGGACGAGGCGATCTGGCAGTACTTCGCATCGCTCGCCTTCCCTTCCGAAGAGCTGGTCCGGCGCACCCTGGACGTCCTTGCCCGGGCCGACGGCCCCCTGTCGCTGCCCGCGCTGGAACCCCTGGTCGAGCTGCGACGCTCCCGGCTGGAAACCATGCTGAAGGTCCTCGACGTGGACGGGGCGGTCCACCGCGTCAAGGGCGGCTGGATCGCCACCGGACAGCCCTGGTCGTACGACGCCGAGCGCTACGACTGGGTGGCCCGGCAGCGCGCGGCGGAGCAGGACGCGATGCGCGCCTACGCCTCCACCACCGAGTGCCGCATGGAGTTCCTGCAGCTTCAGCTGGACGACGAGGGTGCCAAACCCTGCGGCCGCTGCGACAACTGCGCCGGCCCCCGCTTCACCGCCGACGCCTCCACGGCGGCGGTGGACGCCGCGCGCAGCGACCTGGGCCGTGCGGGGGTCGAGGTGGAGCCCCGCCGTATGTGGCCGACGGGCCTGCCGGCCATCGGCATCGATCTCAAGGGGCGTATTCCGGCCGGTGAACAGGCCTCGTCGGGACGGGCGCTGGGTCGGTTGTCGGACATCGGCTGGGGCAACCGGCTGCGTCCGCTTCTCTCGCCCCAGGCGCCGGATACTGCGGTGCCGGACGACGTGGCGCGGGCCGTGGTGGGGGTCCTGGCCGACTGGGCGAAGGGCCCGGGCGGCTGGGCTTCCGGTGCGTCCGACGCCCAGGCCCGGCCGGTGGGTGTCGTCACCGTCGCCTCACGGACCCGGCCCCTGCTGATCCACTCCCTGGGCTCCCGGATCGCCGAGATCGGCCGGCTGCCGCTGCTCGGCTCCGTGGAGTACGCCGGGGACGTGCCACGGGTGCCCCGCAGCAACAGCGCGCAGCGGCTGAAGGCCCTTGACGGCGAGCTGACGGTGCAGCCCGCCCTCGCATCGGCGCTCGCCGCGGCCGGTGGCCCGGTGCTGCTGGTCGACGACTTCACCGAGACGGGCTGGACCCTCGCGGTCGCGGCACGTCTGCTCAGAAAGTCCGGCGCGCGAGCGGTGTTGCCGCTGGTCCTGGCTGTCCAGGGCTGA
- a CDS encoding ribonuclease HII, with protein MPYELPTHTVERSLRATTGAKVIAGVDEVGRGAWAGPVTVCAAITGLRRPPEGLTDSKLLTIKRRTELAAILQTWVTAYALGHASPEEIDGLGMTAALRLAAVRALDVLPVRPDAVILDGKHDYLGAPWKVRTVIKGDQSCVAVAAASVIAKVQRDKMMAELGIDHADFGFADNAGYPSPVHKAALEEWGPTPHHRLSWAYLDALPQWRHLKKVRSWVDGSVPEIEGQLGFDF; from the coding sequence ATGCCGTACGAACTGCCTACTCACACCGTCGAGCGCTCCCTGCGCGCCACGACCGGAGCGAAGGTCATTGCCGGTGTCGACGAGGTGGGGCGCGGCGCCTGGGCCGGACCTGTCACCGTCTGCGCCGCGATCACCGGACTCCGCCGCCCGCCCGAGGGGCTGACCGACTCCAAGCTGCTGACGATCAAGCGGCGCACGGAGCTGGCCGCGATCCTGCAGACATGGGTGACGGCCTACGCGCTGGGGCATGCTTCCCCCGAGGAGATCGACGGCCTGGGGATGACGGCCGCCCTGCGGCTGGCGGCGGTACGCGCCCTGGATGTCCTGCCGGTCCGCCCCGACGCCGTGATCCTCGACGGGAAGCACGACTACCTCGGCGCCCCCTGGAAGGTGCGCACGGTGATCAAGGGTGATCAGTCGTGTGTGGCCGTCGCCGCGGCGTCGGTGATAGCCAAGGTTCAGCGCGACAAAATGATGGCCGAACTGGGTATCGACCATGCAGACTTCGGATTCGCGGACAACGCCGGGTATCCGTCGCCCGTGCACAAGGCCGCACTGGAGGAGTGGGGGCCCACCCCGCACCACCGCTTGTCGTGGGCGTATCTTGATGCGTTGCCTCAGTGGCGGCACCTCAAGAAGGTCCGCAGCTGGGTGGATGGAAGCGTTCCGGAAATCGAAGGTCAGCTCGGCTTCGATTTCTGA
- a CDS encoding glycogen debranching N-terminal domain-containing protein, which translates to MYQPAPPSAADDERSPRDRYRRFLPDGGAAVRQVIGTLPSPRDLGSNSSTGHGRPLVPAPAAAPGRRPAVPSARTSQGNRPAPELPPTHTALICVALPGLAISGEGQMSGRGLDGFYHGGRRLLSRCQVRVAGREPLPVQARMTGADSARFVGTLRTSPLSGPDPDVVVERTRRAEGTERITLRNAAVRPLRLSLEVSLGTDLAELGAIASGRAGPELPATVHDSGLRWATAGAAASVTADPPPSDALASAGLLRWELELPPNGTAAVELRARLDGAGPLRPAGHATTSPFAPALATGDDARVAPLLHTAVADLQALLLRDPAHPPDTHLAAGAPWRCGMAPAEALAAARMTLPLGTRLAAGTLRALARTQIPDRSPRAGLIPGPRRDAGPFLPPSCTGTEATLLFPVLLAEARRWGLPEQETRELLPVAERCLTWLRTTAGDGPYLHDPQPGGPARCETQAHAYRAAMLGADLLDAFGRPGATELRQWAGFLQAAFRADFWVEDHGGGRPAAALAPDGRPVPHLGSTVVHLLDTGLLGSGRFAPGLLDPVQTEHLARLLGAPAMDAGWGLRGLGAKEVGHNPFGHRTGAVRVHDTALAVAGLAAAGYEKEAGGLLKGLLEAADHFDHRLPEMFAGEQRSSGSAPLPHPAACRPAATAAASVIMVLTSLAGIRPDTPARAVTLRPVRSAPLGELVLTGLRVAGAPFAVRISRLGLAMVEEAADGLQLGV; encoded by the coding sequence ATGTACCAGCCGGCTCCGCCCTCCGCCGCCGACGACGAACGCTCCCCCCGGGACAGGTACAGGCGGTTCCTGCCGGACGGGGGCGCCGCCGTACGGCAGGTCATCGGTACCCTGCCATCCCCCAGGGATTTGGGCTCGAACTCCTCCACAGGCCACGGCAGGCCACTCGTACCGGCTCCGGCAGCCGCCCCGGGCCGCCGGCCCGCAGTGCCCTCGGCACGCACATCGCAGGGCAACCGCCCGGCGCCCGAACTGCCGCCCACGCACACCGCCTTGATCTGTGTCGCCCTGCCCGGCCTCGCCATCTCCGGTGAGGGGCAGATGTCCGGCCGAGGACTGGACGGGTTCTACCACGGCGGCAGGCGCCTCCTGTCGCGGTGTCAGGTCCGCGTGGCCGGCCGCGAACCCCTGCCCGTGCAAGCCAGGATGACCGGCGCCGACAGCGCCCGCTTCGTGGGAACACTGCGCACGTCCCCACTGTCGGGCCCCGATCCTGATGTCGTGGTGGAGCGGACCCGCCGCGCCGAGGGAACCGAACGGATCACGCTCCGGAATGCCGCTGTGCGACCGCTGAGGCTGTCCCTCGAGGTCTCCCTCGGCACGGATCTCGCGGAACTCGGCGCCATCGCCTCCGGCAGAGCGGGCCCCGAACTCCCGGCCACCGTCCACGACTCGGGCCTGCGCTGGGCCACGGCCGGTGCCGCCGCCTCCGTCACCGCAGACCCGCCGCCCTCCGACGCCCTGGCGTCCGCCGGGCTACTGCGCTGGGAACTGGAACTGCCGCCGAACGGCACGGCAGCCGTGGAACTGAGGGCGCGACTCGACGGCGCGGGTCCGCTGCGGCCGGCGGGACATGCCACGACCAGCCCATTCGCACCCGCCCTGGCCACGGGCGACGACGCCCGGGTGGCCCCGCTGCTGCACACGGCCGTCGCCGACCTCCAGGCCCTGCTGCTGCGCGACCCCGCCCACCCGCCCGACACCCACCTCGCGGCGGGCGCGCCCTGGCGCTGCGGAATGGCCCCCGCCGAGGCCCTCGCCGCGGCCCGCATGACGCTGCCGCTCGGCACCCGGCTCGCCGCGGGCACCCTGCGCGCCCTGGCCCGCACCCAGATCCCGGACCGGAGCCCACGGGCCGGCCTGATCCCCGGGCCACGGCGCGACGCCGGACCCTTCCTCCCGCCCAGCTGCACGGGCACGGAGGCCACACTGCTCTTCCCCGTCCTGCTCGCCGAGGCCCGCCGCTGGGGACTCCCTGAGCAGGAGACAAGAGAGCTGCTCCCCGTGGCGGAGCGCTGCCTCACCTGGCTGCGGACCACCGCCGGCGACGGCCCCTACCTCCACGACCCCCAGCCCGGCGGCCCGGCCCGCTGCGAGACGCAGGCCCATGCATACCGGGCGGCCATGCTCGGTGCCGATCTCCTCGATGCCTTCGGCCGGCCCGGTGCCACCGAGCTACGCCAGTGGGCCGGGTTCCTGCAGGCGGCCTTCCGGGCCGACTTCTGGGTCGAGGACCACGGTGGCGGACGTCCGGCCGCGGCCCTGGCACCGGATGGCCGGCCCGTGCCGCACCTGGGCTCCACCGTCGTGCACCTCCTCGACACCGGCCTGCTCGGTTCGGGCCGGTTCGCTCCGGGCCTGCTCGACCCCGTACAGACCGAGCACCTCGCCCGGCTGCTCGGCGCCCCCGCCATGGATGCGGGCTGGGGACTGCGCGGCCTCGGGGCCAAGGAGGTGGGGCACAACCCCTTCGGCCACCGGACCGGAGCCGTCCGGGTCCACGACACCGCACTCGCCGTCGCAGGACTGGCCGCGGCAGGCTATGAGAAGGAAGCCGGTGGACTGCTGAAAGGACTGCTGGAAGCCGCGGACCACTTCGACCACAGGTTGCCGGAGATGTTCGCCGGTGAACAACGCTCCTCCGGGAGCGCTCCTCTCCCGCACCCCGCGGCCTGCCGGCCGGCGGCCACTGCGGCGGCCTCTGTGATCATGGTGCTCACCTCGCTCGCGGGCATCCGACCCGACACCCCGGCCAGAGCGGTCACCCTGCGCCCCGTGCGCAGCGCGCCGCTCGGCGAACTCGTACTGACCGGGCTGCGCGTCGCCGGCGCCCCGTTCGCGGTGCGCATCAGCCGGCTGGGACTCGCCATGGTCGAGGAGGCGGCGGACGGCCTGCAACTGGGAGTGTGA
- a CDS encoding DUF4192 domain-containing protein, whose amino-acid sequence MTNHSETTGPFENSDISGQGPFAGPSVHTTQLTLRTPAELADALPYLLGYRPEDSMVLVALHDREGRGRFGGRARLGIPANEEDWEAAAHQLARGLVTGSERRGARPEQMVAYVCQEPAPGESGRDVKRRLERLAHLLRTQCGDLDVPVIEALCISDGRFWSYCCPIESCCPEDGSPMGLPGTSVLAAAATYAGIQVRGTLRELHARLQPWETTAALEQEIALDTAGMTLVPRILDEAFREEVAKETLSLAERIIHRFAAAAPVSGNHPADVRDDGLLTYDEAATLILGLQDRTTRDRAAAWMEGDEAGPALRLWRALARRCVGPYGEHAAAPLTLAGWVAWSMGDELEAREALAMALGADPDYLFARLLHQACNEGLDPEAIRRCLRADRQDRAQAAAHRADGTGCTSAEIGAQPHAETTTARAELPATENLTPEASVPTDDQGIEADRGRGTRRRRRARAAEGNGAPRAARSSGGRRRPADSRPGPSEAEPSRLGSRGRGGTRSPGAEPDGATTSAASAGGEHRRPEGEG is encoded by the coding sequence ATGACGAATCACAGCGAAACCACCGGACCGTTCGAAAACAGCGACATCTCGGGACAGGGGCCATTCGCCGGCCCGTCCGTGCACACCACGCAGCTCACGCTGCGCACCCCCGCAGAGCTGGCCGACGCCCTTCCCTACCTCCTCGGCTACCGCCCGGAGGACAGCATGGTGCTGGTCGCCCTGCACGACCGCGAGGGCCGGGGCAGGTTCGGCGGCCGAGCCCGGCTCGGCATCCCCGCGAACGAGGAGGACTGGGAAGCGGCCGCACACCAGCTGGCCCGCGGACTGGTGACCGGCAGCGAACGGCGCGGCGCCCGGCCCGAACAGATGGTGGCCTATGTCTGCCAGGAACCGGCCCCGGGAGAGTCCGGCCGCGACGTCAAACGACGACTCGAGCGGCTGGCCCACCTGCTGCGCACCCAGTGCGGCGACCTCGATGTGCCGGTGATCGAGGCACTGTGCATTTCCGACGGCCGTTTCTGGTCGTACTGCTGCCCGATCGAGAGCTGCTGCCCCGAGGACGGTTCGCCGATGGGCCTCCCCGGCACATCCGTGCTGGCCGCAGCTGCCACCTACGCCGGCATCCAAGTGCGCGGCACACTCAGGGAGCTGCACGCCAGGCTGCAGCCGTGGGAGACGACCGCGGCCCTGGAGCAGGAGATCGCCCTGGACACGGCCGGTATGACCCTGGTGCCCCGCATTCTCGACGAGGCGTTCCGAGAGGAAGTCGCAAAGGAGACCCTGAGCCTCGCCGAGCGGATCATCCACCGCTTCGCCGCCGCGGCACCGGTGTCGGGAAACCATCCGGCGGACGTGCGCGACGACGGCCTGCTCACATATGACGAGGCGGCGACGCTGATCCTCGGACTCCAGGACCGCACGACCCGCGACCGGGCGGCCGCCTGGATGGAGGGCGACGAGGCGGGCCCGGCCCTGAGGCTCTGGCGCGCCCTGGCCCGTCGCTGTGTCGGACCCTACGGCGAGCATGCCGCGGCCCCACTGACCCTGGCCGGCTGGGTCGCCTGGTCCATGGGTGACGAGTTGGAGGCCCGCGAGGCGCTGGCCATGGCACTGGGCGCCGATCCCGACTATCTCTTCGCCCGGCTGCTTCATCAGGCGTGCAACGAGGGGCTCGACCCGGAAGCGATTCGCCGCTGCCTGCGCGCGGATCGCCAGGACCGTGCGCAGGCAGCGGCGCATCGCGCCGACGGGACGGGGTGTACTTCGGCGGAAATCGGCGCCCAGCCGCACGCCGAGACGACAACGGCACGGGCCGAGCTCCCGGCAACCGAGAACCTGACGCCCGAAGCGAGTGTGCCCACCGACGACCAGGGCATCGAAGCGGACCGAGGGAGGGGCACACGCCGACGGCGCCGTGCGCGGGCGGCGGAGGGCAACGGTGCCCCTCGCGCGGCGCGGTCCAGCGGTGGACGGCGGAGGCCGGCCGACTCGCGCCCCGGCCCCTCGGAGGCCGAACCCTCGCGCCTGGGCAGCCGTGGCCGCGGCGGCACGCGCTCGCCCGGGGCGGAGCCGGATGGTGCCACGACCAGCGCAGCCTCCGCGGGAGGCGAGCACCGCAGGCCCGAGGGGGAAGGGTGA
- a CDS encoding TetR/AcrR family transcriptional regulator, translating to MVTSRWTAAPAPAVSPRRRGVVLERAILDAALEQLGEVGWKGLTMEGIAAGAQTGKAAVYRRWPSKEDLVADALAAGLPRVAAAPDLGSVREDLLTLCRQVRQIMYSPPGVALRSVIHECDQVQAERFQEVIVGGVVQPTVMLLGEVIARGIERGEVRPDAANGYVLDAIPAMMMYRSKMCASEWSDRDLEDMIDQLMLPLLRPYGS from the coding sequence ATGGTTACCTCGCGCTGGACGGCCGCTCCCGCCCCGGCGGTTTCCCCTCGTCGGCGCGGCGTGGTGCTGGAGCGCGCGATCCTGGATGCCGCGCTGGAACAACTCGGCGAGGTCGGCTGGAAGGGGCTGACCATGGAGGGAATCGCGGCAGGCGCCCAGACCGGCAAGGCCGCGGTGTATCGCCGGTGGCCCTCCAAGGAGGATCTCGTCGCGGACGCGCTGGCGGCCGGACTGCCTCGGGTGGCGGCGGCCCCGGACCTGGGCAGCGTGCGCGAGGACCTCCTCACCCTGTGCCGGCAGGTGCGGCAGATCATGTACTCGCCCCCCGGTGTCGCGCTGCGCTCGGTCATTCACGAGTGCGATCAAGTCCAGGCAGAGCGCTTCCAGGAGGTGATCGTCGGGGGAGTGGTGCAGCCGACCGTCATGCTCCTCGGTGAAGTGATCGCCCGTGGAATAGAGCGAGGGGAAGTTCGCCCTGACGCGGCCAACGGCTATGTCCTGGATGCCATCCCGGCCATGATGATGTACCGCTCGAAAATGTGCGCCAGTGAATGGAGCGATCGGGATCTCGAAGACATGATCGACCAGCTGATGCTCCCGCTGCTCCGCCCCTACGGAAGCTGA